Proteins from a single region of Gordonia hongkongensis:
- the metK gene encoding methionine adenosyltransferase, with protein MTTSSRLFTSESVTEGHPDKICDAISDSILDAILTDDPKARVAVETLVTTGQVHVAGEVTTTAYADIPKIVRDKVLEIGYDSSTKGFDGASCGVNVAIGAQSPDIAGGVFNSHESRSGISEDEIDSQGAGDQGLMFGYATNETPELMPVPIALAHRLSRRLTEVRKNGTLPYLRPDGKTQVTIEYDGDTPVRLDTVVLSTQHAADIDLDNLLAPDIKKQVVDAVLAEIDLPTLDTTDYRLLVNPTGKFVLGGPMGDAGLTGRKIIVDTYGGMARHGGGAFSGKDPSKVDRSAAYAMRWVAKNAVAAGLANRIEVQVAYAIGKAAPVGLFVETFGTEKVDPAVIERVITENFDLRPLAIIRDLDLLRPIYAPTAAYGHFGRTDVDLPWERTDRAEKLRAAAGL; from the coding sequence ATGACCACCTCGTCACGCCTGTTCACGAGCGAATCCGTCACCGAGGGACACCCCGACAAGATCTGTGACGCGATCAGCGACTCGATTCTCGACGCCATCCTCACCGACGATCCGAAGGCGCGTGTCGCGGTCGAGACCCTCGTGACCACCGGACAGGTGCACGTCGCCGGCGAGGTCACGACCACCGCCTACGCCGACATCCCCAAGATCGTTCGCGACAAGGTCCTGGAGATCGGGTACGACTCGTCGACGAAGGGCTTCGACGGCGCATCGTGCGGCGTGAACGTCGCCATCGGTGCGCAGTCCCCGGACATCGCGGGTGGCGTCTTCAACTCGCACGAGAGCCGCAGCGGCATCTCGGAGGACGAGATCGACAGCCAGGGTGCCGGCGATCAGGGCCTCATGTTCGGCTACGCCACAAACGAGACCCCGGAACTCATGCCGGTTCCCATCGCGCTGGCCCACCGCCTGTCGCGGCGCCTCACCGAGGTGCGCAAGAACGGCACGCTCCCGTACCTGCGCCCCGACGGCAAGACGCAGGTCACCATCGAATACGACGGTGACACCCCGGTCCGCCTCGACACCGTGGTCCTGTCGACGCAGCATGCCGCCGACATCGACCTCGACAATCTCCTCGCGCCGGACATCAAGAAGCAGGTCGTCGACGCGGTGCTCGCCGAGATCGATCTGCCGACCCTCGACACCACCGACTACCGTCTGCTGGTCAACCCGACCGGCAAGTTCGTCCTCGGCGGCCCGATGGGTGACGCCGGCCTGACCGGCCGCAAGATCATCGTCGACACCTACGGCGGCATGGCCCGTCACGGCGGCGGCGCGTTCTCCGGCAAGGACCCGTCGAAGGTCGACCGCAGCGCGGCCTACGCGATGCGCTGGGTGGCCAAGAACGCCGTGGCCGCGGGACTGGCGAACCGCATCGAGGTCCAGGTCGCCTACGCGATCGGCAAGGCCGCACCGGTCGGCCTGTTCGTCGAGACGTTCGGCACCGAGAAGGTCGATCCGGCCGTCATCGAGCGGGTCATCACCGAGAACTTCGACCTGCGTCCGCTCGCGATCATCCGCGACCTCGACCTGTTGCGCCCGATCTACGCACCGACCGCCGCGTACGGCCACTTCGGTCGTACCGACGTCGACCTGCCGTGGGAGCGGACCGACCGCGCGGAGAAGCTGCGGGCCGCCGCGGGTCTGTAG
- a CDS encoding primosomal protein N' produces the protein MARVLPVLGLAHLDRPFDYLIDVDQDEDAQPGVRVRVRFSGRLVDGYLLERIEKSDHPGKLGWLDRVVSAEPVLTPQLATLCRAVADRYAGTMGDVVRLAIPPRHARTEKETTPDPAAVVASPELADWHRYALADSYVENLADGHPRAVWQALPGEDWPRRLAELAAATLAAGRGCILVVPDQRDLDRVWAECEPLIGDRGVALSAGLGPTARYRRWLAVRRGAAQLVIGTRSAVFAPVKDLGLVVVWDDGDDSMADPRAPYPHPREVAVLRSHHERCGLLLGGFARTAEAQALVVSGWAHDLVADRTTVRTRSPRVQAISDDDRQIARDPMARSARIPEVAFDAARSAFAADRPVIFSVPRRGYVPSLACTRCREHARCRACHGPLQLDADQRLSCRWCGRPERSFRCPECGNTSVRATVTGARRTAEELGRAFAGVPVLTSGGNTILDEIEPGARLVVATPGAEPVAPGGYGAAIVVDTWAQLDRADLRAEEHAVRRWMALAAMVTPHGDGGRVVIVADSALAPVQALIRWDPVGFASIQLQQRVELGFPPAVTMASVDGPTGVITDFVEHLELPSDADVLGPVPLPPGVRPPAGSAEWEAAADDEMDRILVRLPRKHGRLLAEALVAGQVRRNTHRQTGPIRVQIDPPTIG, from the coding sequence GTGGCCCGTGTTCTTCCTGTTCTGGGTCTCGCGCACCTCGACCGTCCCTTCGATTACCTGATCGACGTCGACCAGGACGAGGACGCGCAGCCCGGTGTTCGTGTCCGCGTGCGATTCTCGGGTCGGCTCGTCGACGGCTACCTCCTCGAGCGCATCGAGAAGAGCGACCATCCCGGCAAGCTGGGCTGGCTCGACCGGGTCGTGTCCGCCGAGCCGGTACTGACCCCGCAGCTGGCGACGCTGTGCCGTGCGGTGGCCGATCGGTACGCGGGCACGATGGGCGACGTCGTGCGCCTGGCCATACCGCCGCGGCATGCGCGCACCGAGAAGGAGACGACGCCCGACCCGGCCGCTGTCGTCGCATCACCCGAACTCGCCGACTGGCATCGGTATGCCCTGGCCGACTCCTACGTGGAGAACCTGGCCGACGGTCATCCGCGGGCCGTCTGGCAGGCCCTACCGGGGGAGGACTGGCCGCGCCGTCTCGCCGAACTCGCCGCGGCGACCCTCGCAGCGGGACGCGGGTGCATCCTCGTCGTTCCCGATCAGCGTGATCTCGATCGGGTGTGGGCCGAGTGTGAGCCGTTGATCGGCGACCGTGGGGTCGCGCTGTCCGCCGGACTCGGACCCACCGCGCGCTACCGCCGATGGCTGGCCGTGCGCCGCGGTGCCGCGCAACTGGTCATCGGTACCCGAAGCGCGGTGTTCGCGCCGGTCAAGGACCTCGGTCTGGTCGTCGTGTGGGATGACGGCGACGACAGCATGGCCGACCCGCGCGCGCCCTACCCGCATCCCCGCGAGGTGGCGGTGCTGCGGTCGCACCACGAGCGGTGCGGCCTGCTGCTCGGCGGGTTCGCCCGGACCGCCGAGGCGCAGGCGCTGGTGGTCTCGGGCTGGGCGCACGACCTCGTCGCCGACCGCACGACGGTCCGCACCCGCAGCCCCCGTGTCCAGGCCATCTCCGACGACGACCGGCAGATCGCCCGCGACCCCATGGCCCGGTCGGCGCGCATCCCCGAAGTCGCGTTCGACGCGGCGCGGTCGGCGTTCGCCGCCGATCGTCCGGTGATCTTCAGCGTCCCGCGCCGGGGTTACGTGCCGTCGCTCGCATGCACCCGCTGCCGCGAACACGCGCGGTGCCGGGCCTGTCACGGACCGTTGCAGCTCGATGCCGACCAACGACTGAGCTGCCGATGGTGCGGACGGCCCGAACGGTCGTTCCGCTGCCCGGAGTGCGGTAACACCTCGGTGCGCGCGACGGTGACCGGTGCGCGCCGGACCGCCGAGGAGCTGGGACGTGCTTTCGCCGGCGTGCCGGTGCTGACCAGCGGCGGCAACACGATCCTCGACGAGATCGAACCCGGCGCACGGCTCGTCGTCGCGACGCCAGGCGCGGAGCCGGTGGCCCCGGGCGGATACGGCGCCGCGATCGTCGTCGACACCTGGGCCCAGCTCGACCGGGCCGACCTGCGTGCCGAAGAGCACGCGGTCCGGCGGTGGATGGCGCTCGCCGCGATGGTGACCCCGCACGGTGACGGTGGGCGAGTGGTGATCGTCGCCGATTCGGCGCTCGCACCCGTGCAAGCCCTGATCCGTTGGGACCCGGTGGGTTTCGCCTCGATTCAGTTGCAACAGCGCGTGGAACTCGGATTCCCCCCGGCGGTGACGATGGCCTCGGTCGACGGGCCGACCGGTGTTATCACCGACTTCGTCGAGCACCTCGAGTTACCCTCCGACGCCGATGTTCTCGGCCCGGTGCCGTTGCCGCCCGGCGTCCGCCCACCGGCCGGCAGTGCCGAGTGGGAGGCCGCCGCGGACGACGAGATGGATCGCATCCTGGTGCGGTTGCCGCGCAAACACGGACGGCTCCTCGCCGAGGCGCTCGTCGCGGGCCAGGTGCGCCGCAACACACATCGACAGACCGGGCCGATCCGGGTGCAGATCGACCCGCCTACGATCGGATGA
- the fmt gene encoding methionyl-tRNA formyltransferase, which produces MRIVFAGTPEVAVPSLQALIDSPSHEVVGVITRPDAVSGRGRKVMRSPVGQLADEHALEVITPRRLSEPEVDDVLRRWAPDCGAVVAYGGLVPPGLLDLPPHGWINLHFSVLPAWRGAAPVQAAIAAGDEVTGASTFRLEKGLDTGPVFGVLTETIRPTDTSGDLLGRLADAGSGLLLSTLDGLEAGELAPEPQPTTGVSHAPKVEVEDARVRWELPAHIIDRLVRAYTPAPGPWTSLDDARIKVGPVSVASTDAPGLPDAVRDGGLAPGALAVTKKAVFVGTGSQPVKLGTVQPPGKKPMPAADWARGARLTDGTVLG; this is translated from the coding sequence ATGCGCATCGTTTTCGCCGGGACCCCCGAGGTCGCCGTGCCGTCGTTGCAGGCCCTCATCGACTCGCCCTCGCATGAGGTGGTCGGGGTCATCACCCGGCCCGACGCCGTGTCCGGCCGCGGCCGCAAGGTGATGCGGTCACCGGTCGGGCAGCTCGCCGACGAGCATGCGCTCGAGGTGATCACCCCGCGCCGGCTGTCGGAGCCGGAGGTCGACGACGTGCTCCGGCGCTGGGCTCCCGACTGCGGTGCCGTCGTGGCCTACGGCGGGCTCGTACCGCCCGGACTGCTGGACCTGCCACCCCACGGTTGGATCAATCTGCACTTCTCGGTGCTGCCCGCCTGGCGCGGTGCCGCTCCGGTCCAGGCCGCGATCGCCGCCGGGGACGAGGTGACCGGGGCCAGCACGTTCCGGCTCGAGAAGGGTCTCGACACCGGTCCGGTCTTCGGGGTGCTCACCGAGACCATCCGACCCACCGACACCAGCGGTGATCTGCTCGGGCGTCTCGCCGATGCCGGGTCGGGACTGTTGCTGTCCACGCTCGACGGCCTCGAGGCCGGTGAACTCGCCCCCGAACCGCAGCCCACCACGGGGGTGAGCCACGCGCCCAAGGTCGAGGTCGAGGACGCGCGGGTCCGCTGGGAACTGCCGGCACACATCATCGATCGCCTGGTTCGCGCCTACACGCCCGCACCCGGACCGTGGACGAGCCTCGACGACGCGCGGATCAAGGTCGGGCCGGTGTCGGTCGCGTCGACCGACGCTCCCGGTCTGCCCGATGCGGTGCGGGACGGCGGCCTGGCGCCCGGTGCACTCGCCGTCACGAAGAAGGCGGTGTTCGTCGGAACCGGTTCGCAGCCGGTGAAACTCGGCACCGTACAGCCGCCGGGGAAGAAGCCCATGCCCGCCGCCGACTGGGCTCGTGGCGCGCGCCTGACCGACGGGACGGTCCTGGGATGA
- a CDS encoding RsmB/NOP family class I SAM-dependent RNA methyltransferase produces the protein MSGKFRQKDLDPARVAARDTLRAVRERDAYANLVLPKMLRDRKIEGRDAAFATELAYGAARAQGLLDAVISSAAKRRVADIDGTVLDVLRLGTYQLLRTRVGAHAAVSTSVDLVRAENGMGPSGFVNAVLRKVSQKDEDMWVEELAPSPADDLVGYLAFQYAHPRWIAEVFRDALGGSAGQLQAALAADDERPPVHLVARPGFMTAEELALTSEGEVGDYSPYCVYLPGGDPGDVAAIREGYAGVQDEGSQLIARAVTVAEVADDGGRWLDMCAGPGGKAALIGSLAEIDGARLDAVEVSEHRAGLIRKVVSDLPVTIHVADARSSGLDAGYDRILLDAPCSGLGSLRRRPESRWRRTAADVDELVVLQKELLTEALRLVKPGGIVVYSTCSPHPAETTAVVADVLASTDGVRQLDARPLVTVGKLGPDLLGDGPHVHLWPHVHGTDAMFLAVLTRD, from the coding sequence ATGAGCGGCAAGTTCCGGCAGAAGGACCTCGATCCCGCGCGCGTGGCCGCCCGCGACACGCTCCGCGCGGTGCGCGAACGCGACGCGTATGCCAACCTCGTCCTGCCGAAGATGCTGCGCGACAGGAAGATCGAGGGACGAGACGCTGCCTTCGCCACCGAGCTGGCCTACGGGGCCGCGCGGGCCCAGGGTCTTCTCGACGCGGTGATCTCCTCCGCCGCGAAACGGCGGGTCGCCGACATCGACGGCACGGTGCTCGACGTCCTGCGGCTCGGCACCTATCAGCTGTTGCGGACGAGGGTCGGCGCACATGCGGCGGTCTCCACGTCGGTTGACCTGGTGCGCGCCGAGAACGGGATGGGGCCTTCCGGTTTCGTGAACGCAGTGCTGCGCAAGGTCTCCCAGAAGGACGAGGACATGTGGGTGGAGGAGCTCGCACCGTCGCCCGCGGACGATCTCGTCGGTTACCTCGCCTTCCAGTACGCACATCCGCGCTGGATCGCGGAGGTGTTCCGCGACGCTCTCGGTGGTTCGGCGGGCCAGCTGCAGGCGGCACTCGCCGCCGACGACGAGCGACCGCCGGTGCATCTCGTCGCTCGTCCGGGGTTCATGACCGCCGAAGAGCTAGCGCTCACCAGCGAGGGGGAGGTCGGCGACTACTCCCCGTACTGCGTGTACCTGCCTGGTGGCGATCCCGGCGACGTCGCCGCGATCCGTGAGGGGTACGCGGGTGTCCAGGATGAGGGCAGTCAGCTGATCGCCCGTGCGGTGACCGTGGCCGAGGTCGCCGACGACGGTGGGCGGTGGCTCGACATGTGCGCCGGCCCCGGCGGGAAGGCGGCACTCATCGGTTCGCTCGCCGAGATCGACGGTGCCCGACTTGATGCGGTCGAGGTGTCCGAGCATCGCGCCGGCCTGATCCGCAAGGTCGTGTCCGACCTCCCGGTCACCATCCATGTCGCCGACGCCCGGTCGAGTGGGCTCGACGCCGGTTACGACCGCATCCTGCTCGACGCTCCGTGCTCGGGCCTGGGCTCGCTGCGCCGACGACCCGAATCCCGCTGGCGCCGGACCGCTGCCGACGTCGACGAACTCGTCGTCCTACAGAAGGAGCTCCTCACCGAAGCGCTGCGCCTGGTGAAACCCGGTGGCATCGTGGTCTATTCGACGTGTTCGCCGCACCCGGCGGAGACGACGGCGGTGGTGGCCGACGTCCTGGCGTCGACAGACGGTGTGCGCCAACTCGACGCCCGCCCGTTGGTGACGGTGGGCAAGCTCGGCCCGGACCTGTTGGGCGACGGACCCCACGTTCATCTCTGGCCGCATGTCCACGGCACCGACGCCATGTTCCTGGCGGTGTTGACGCGGGACTAG
- a CDS encoding alpha/beta hydrolase fold domain-containing protein, translating to MTQPRAQARPAFDPELRAGLAVVGGMFPPTVTPDLIGFMRRSYASRPVAETLAGRAVDHLEYEVAGYRGDAIVVSVFRSPTAAGRRPAVLYAHSGGLMFGDRFNALDANLDWVEHLGAVLVSPEYRLAPEYTDPYAREDMYAALEWMVSQAGVLGIDPTRIVVAGASSGGGLAAGLALAARDRCSTPPLRGQMLSYPMLDDRGIAPSTTQFDGVGVWDRVSNETGWRAYLGATYRTEDAHRYAVPARETDLSGLPPAFLDVGDCEIFRDEVIAYASAFWAAGGNAELHVWPGAFHACDIFAPHTALAKAMLHTRLLWMQRMLAD from the coding sequence ATGACACAGCCCAGGGCGCAGGCTCGACCTGCTTTCGATCCGGAGCTTCGCGCCGGCCTGGCTGTTGTCGGTGGGATGTTTCCGCCCACCGTGACACCCGACCTGATCGGTTTCATGCGTCGTTCGTATGCATCCCGACCGGTGGCGGAGACGCTCGCCGGTCGTGCGGTTGACCACCTCGAGTACGAGGTGGCGGGGTACCGGGGCGACGCCATCGTGGTGTCCGTGTTTCGTTCGCCCACGGCGGCCGGCCGCCGGCCGGCAGTACTCTACGCGCACTCCGGCGGCCTGATGTTCGGTGACCGTTTCAATGCGCTCGACGCGAATCTCGACTGGGTCGAACATCTCGGAGCGGTGTTGGTGAGCCCCGAGTACCGGCTGGCACCGGAATACACGGATCCGTACGCGCGCGAGGACATGTACGCCGCCCTCGAGTGGATGGTGTCGCAGGCCGGCGTACTGGGAATCGATCCCACACGAATTGTCGTCGCCGGTGCGAGTTCCGGTGGCGGTCTTGCCGCGGGGCTGGCACTTGCCGCGCGCGACCGGTGTTCGACGCCACCCCTCCGCGGCCAGATGTTGTCCTATCCGATGCTCGACGATCGGGGTATCGCGCCGTCGACAACACAATTCGACGGCGTCGGAGTCTGGGACCGGGTGTCCAACGAGACCGGTTGGCGGGCCTATCTGGGTGCCACCTACCGGACAGAAGATGCCCACCGCTACGCGGTCCCGGCTCGCGAGACCGACCTGTCGGGTCTGCCGCCGGCGTTTCTCGACGTCGGTGACTGTGAGATCTTCCGGGACGAGGTCATCGCCTACGCCTCGGCGTTCTGGGCCGCCGGCGGTAACGCCGAGCTGCATGTGTGGCCCGGAGCATTCCATGCCTGCGACATTTTTGCGCCGCACACCGCGTTGGCCAAGGCCATGCTGCACACAAGACTGCTGTGGATGCAGCGGATGCTTGCCGACTGA
- a CDS encoding serine hydrolase domain-containing protein, which yields MITRTVDSDRIAEFADAVVRAASAGEQGVPGVVAGVTTDKETVYLGHSGVRALHEPDPMTDDTVFAIFSTTKAIAGTAVLQLVESGDLDLDAPAREYEPRLGDVAVIEGFDDRGQPRLRAPRSEITTRHLLTHTAGFAYDFFDEVYARLAAEHGQPSIVTSTMASLQTPLLFDPGTAWEYGTNIDWAGLVVERIAGKRLGEVITERILAPLGMSDTAFTRTDSMRERTATIHHRAADGSLAPDHDFTLPDEPEVHMGGHGLYSTVGDYLKFIRMWLADGRADSGEPILSPATVDLAARNHLPGSMKITRLPGVIPSLSNDAEFFPGMPKSWALTFMINEHDAPTGRPAGSLAWAGLANLYYWIDRQNRIGGYWATQILPFADAGSVGGYLDFETAVYASLQR from the coding sequence ATGATTACTCGCACAGTCGATTCAGACAGAATTGCCGAATTTGCCGATGCGGTGGTCCGAGCGGCATCGGCCGGCGAACAGGGAGTTCCTGGCGTCGTGGCCGGAGTGACCACCGACAAGGAGACCGTCTACCTGGGCCACTCCGGTGTCCGCGCGCTGCACGAACCGGACCCGATGACCGACGACACGGTCTTCGCCATCTTCTCCACCACGAAGGCGATCGCGGGTACCGCCGTTCTCCAGCTGGTGGAGAGCGGAGACCTCGATCTCGATGCCCCGGCCCGCGAGTACGAGCCGCGGCTTGGTGACGTGGCTGTCATCGAGGGGTTCGACGATCGAGGTCAGCCTCGCCTACGTGCGCCCCGATCGGAGATCACGACTCGCCATCTGCTCACCCACACTGCTGGGTTCGCGTATGACTTCTTCGACGAGGTGTATGCACGACTCGCCGCCGAGCACGGCCAGCCGAGCATTGTCACGTCCACGATGGCATCGCTCCAGACACCTCTGCTCTTCGATCCGGGTACCGCGTGGGAGTACGGCACCAACATCGACTGGGCGGGGCTGGTGGTGGAACGAATCGCCGGCAAACGGCTCGGAGAAGTGATCACCGAGCGGATTCTCGCGCCGCTGGGGATGAGTGATACTGCTTTCACCAGAACCGACTCCATGCGCGAACGCACTGCCACCATCCATCACCGAGCCGCCGACGGGTCCCTGGCGCCTGACCACGACTTCACTCTGCCCGACGAGCCCGAAGTGCACATGGGCGGTCACGGCCTCTATTCGACAGTCGGCGACTACCTGAAATTCATCCGGATGTGGCTTGCCGACGGCCGCGCTGATTCCGGCGAGCCGATATTGAGCCCGGCGACCGTCGATCTCGCAGCGCGAAACCATCTGCCGGGATCGATGAAGATCACGCGACTGCCCGGCGTCATCCCGAGTCTGAGCAACGACGCCGAGTTCTTTCCCGGAATGCCGAAGTCGTGGGCGCTGACCTTCATGATCAATGAACACGATGCTCCCACCGGACGTCCTGCTGGTTCCCTCGCGTGGGCGGGGCTGGCGAACCTCTACTACTGGATTGACCGGCAGAACAGGATCGGAGGCTATTGGGCGACTCAGATCCTGCCGTTCGCCGACGCCGGGTCGGTTGGCGGATACCTCGACTTCGAGACCGCCGTGTACGCCTCCCTGCAGCGCTGA
- a CDS encoding helix-turn-helix domain-containing protein, whose amino-acid sequence MQELLGRIAALDPNASVGLRVIACFDELVVGNVNIQGLLATAAALAGCPAGCSHGSSSYRVSVLGEPLGGGLPPMRRGLQVDGGEVWLERHGPELPNDAIILERLGLAVGVRLAGAAPERTRRDIAVLFDRETPIDDRREAACRLGLTPDVRYRAVASTLFAEWTTHPSWPQDVMATAVGTIHALIAPADAMCADAPMTPCGLGVTAHIDRLADSFRTALISLQLCESPHRAVDAERYGGLVHLLADSPSAATNPDADVLDSIRDLKWVRPTVGALLDSSSVRQSARLLDIHHSTMQSRVEILTDALGFDPLDGVGRARLGMAFLTWRMRHSRALELPPPNH is encoded by the coding sequence GTGCAGGAACTCCTCGGTCGCATCGCTGCACTGGATCCGAACGCGAGTGTGGGTCTGAGGGTGATAGCTTGCTTCGACGAACTGGTCGTCGGCAACGTCAACATCCAGGGTCTGCTCGCCACCGCCGCAGCCCTGGCAGGGTGCCCGGCAGGCTGTTCGCATGGTTCTTCGTCCTATCGAGTGTCAGTGCTCGGAGAACCCCTCGGCGGAGGTCTCCCGCCGATGCGTCGTGGACTACAGGTGGACGGTGGCGAAGTGTGGCTGGAACGTCACGGTCCCGAATTGCCCAACGATGCGATCATTCTGGAGCGGCTCGGTCTCGCGGTCGGCGTTCGACTGGCCGGGGCCGCACCGGAGCGTACTCGTCGTGATATCGCGGTGCTGTTCGATCGCGAGACGCCGATCGACGATCGTCGCGAAGCCGCGTGCCGTCTGGGTCTCACTCCGGATGTGCGTTATCGGGCCGTTGCCAGCACTCTGTTCGCCGAGTGGACTACGCACCCGTCCTGGCCTCAAGACGTGATGGCGACCGCGGTCGGGACAATTCATGCGCTGATCGCGCCGGCGGATGCGATGTGTGCGGATGCCCCCATGACGCCGTGCGGGCTGGGTGTCACCGCCCACATCGACCGACTGGCGGACTCGTTCAGAACCGCACTCATCTCCCTCCAACTCTGCGAGAGTCCCCACCGAGCCGTGGATGCGGAACGATACGGTGGGCTGGTTCATCTGCTTGCCGATTCCCCCTCCGCCGCAACAAATCCCGACGCGGACGTGCTCGATTCCATTCGGGATCTCAAGTGGGTCCGCCCCACCGTGGGGGCACTGCTCGATTCTTCCAGTGTGCGACAGTCGGCGAGACTCCTCGACATTCATCATTCGACAATGCAGTCCCGGGTCGAAATCCTTACGGATGCACTGGGTTTCGACCCCCTCGACGGAGTCGGCCGAGCGAGGCTCGGTATGGCGTTCCTGACGTGGCGGATGCGCCACTCGCGGGCACTCGAACTACCTCCGCCCAACCACTGA
- the rpe gene encoding ribulose-phosphate 3-epimerase, translated as MCTAGTAPMIAPSILSADFANLAAEAAAVAQPGETRADWLHVDVMDAHFVPNLTLGLPIVESLLKATDIPLDCHLMIENPERWAPPYAEAGAHNVTFHAEATENPIGVARDIRAAGAKAGLSIKPGTALEPYLEILRDFDTLLIMSVEPGFGGQKFIPEVLEKARAIRKFIDAEDLRLLVEIDGGINADTIEEAAEAGIDCFVAGSAVYGADDPGQAVAALRESAAAARAQIQA; from the coding sequence ATGTGCACCGCCGGTACCGCGCCCATGATCGCCCCGTCCATCCTGTCCGCGGACTTCGCGAATCTCGCGGCCGAGGCCGCTGCGGTGGCGCAGCCGGGGGAGACCCGCGCCGACTGGCTGCACGTCGACGTGATGGACGCACACTTCGTGCCGAACCTGACCCTCGGACTCCCGATCGTCGAGAGCCTGTTGAAGGCCACCGACATCCCGCTCGACTGCCATCTGATGATCGAGAACCCGGAGCGGTGGGCACCGCCATACGCCGAGGCCGGAGCACACAACGTCACCTTCCATGCCGAGGCCACCGAGAACCCGATCGGCGTCGCCCGTGACATCCGCGCCGCCGGGGCCAAGGCGGGCCTGTCGATCAAGCCCGGTACGGCGCTCGAGCCGTACCTGGAGATCCTGCGCGACTTCGACACCTTGCTGATCATGAGCGTCGAACCGGGCTTCGGCGGTCAGAAGTTCATCCCCGAGGTCCTCGAGAAGGCCCGCGCCATCCGGAAGTTCATCGACGCCGAAGACCTGCGGCTCCTCGTCGAGATCGACGGCGGCATCAACGCCGACACCATCGAGGAGGCCGCCGAGGCCGGCATCGACTGCTTCGTCGCCGGTTCGGCCGTCTACGGCGCGGACGATCCCGGACAGGCCGTCGCCGCACTCCGCGAGTCGGCCGCCGCCGCACGGGCGCAGATCCAGGCCTGA
- the ribD gene encoding bifunctional diaminohydroxyphosphoribosylaminopyrimidine deaminase/5-amino-6-(5-phosphoribosylamino)uracil reductase RibD, which yields MDIAAAMERAIGASREAMGISSPNPPVGAVILAADGTVAGVGATQPPGGPHAEVMALRAAGRAARGGTAIVTLEPCNHIGRTGPCAQALIEAGIAEVQYAVSDPNPVAAGGAETLRAAGVRVTGGVAAGAVEDGPLRPWLTRQRLGRPHVTAKIASGIDGRIAAPDGTSQWITGPEAREHAHTQRARIDAIVIGTGTALADNPTLTARTAAGALHPHQPARVVLGHRDIPADARLRDPAGGPLVRIDSHDPADVLAALPDALWVLVEGGPHILGAFFAAGLVDEVHAYVAPLVLGAGRSSVEIPGVTTLDDGQRFSTRSVTRLGEDVLVTLSRPSTTPRDS from the coding sequence ATGGACATCGCCGCCGCCATGGAACGCGCCATCGGCGCGTCCCGGGAGGCGATGGGAATCAGTTCGCCCAACCCGCCCGTCGGCGCGGTCATCCTCGCGGCCGACGGCACCGTCGCCGGCGTCGGGGCGACGCAACCACCCGGCGGGCCGCACGCCGAGGTCATGGCGCTCCGAGCCGCAGGCCGGGCCGCGCGAGGCGGCACCGCGATCGTCACCCTCGAACCGTGCAACCACATCGGCCGGACCGGCCCGTGCGCCCAGGCACTCATCGAGGCCGGGATCGCCGAAGTCCAGTACGCGGTGAGTGACCCGAACCCGGTCGCCGCCGGTGGTGCCGAGACGCTGCGGGCTGCGGGGGTCCGGGTGACCGGGGGAGTCGCGGCCGGCGCTGTCGAGGACGGGCCGCTACGGCCATGGCTGACCCGCCAGCGTCTCGGTCGTCCGCACGTCACCGCCAAGATCGCGTCTGGCATTGACGGCCGGATTGCGGCGCCCGACGGCACCAGTCAGTGGATCACCGGCCCGGAGGCCCGCGAGCACGCGCACACACAGCGCGCCCGGATCGACGCCATCGTCATCGGTACCGGTACTGCGCTGGCCGACAACCCCACGCTCACCGCGCGCACCGCCGCCGGCGCACTGCACCCGCACCAGCCCGCACGCGTGGTCCTCGGTCACCGCGACATCCCGGCCGACGCCCGGCTCCGGGATCCGGCCGGCGGACCGCTGGTCCGCATCGACTCCCACGACCCCGCCGACGTCCTCGCCGCGCTGCCCGACGCGCTGTGGGTGCTGGTCGAAGGCGGGCCACACATCCTCGGCGCGTTCTTCGCGGCGGGCCTCGTCGACGAGGTGCACGCCTACGTCGCCCCGCTGGTGCTGGGTGCCGGTCGCAGTTCGGTCGAGATCCCGGGCGTGACCACCCTCGACGACGGCCAGCGGTTCAGCACGAGATCGGTGACCCGACTCGGGGAGGACGTCCTCGTCACACTGTCGCGGCCGTCGACCACCCCGCGCGACAGCTGA